A single Anopheles maculipalpis chromosome 3RL, idAnoMacuDA_375_x, whole genome shotgun sequence DNA region contains:
- the LOC126560738 gene encoding uncharacterized protein LOC126560738, which yields MLIKNIEQFKLNYSDSDAHEVPVCLEQFKQYKDDFMSAIAKIEEYDESVEAQETCLQERCELDSVYRKVKGFLLQKKPCDAYPLNASVLYANTSVSASGNSGRSLRLPKIELPTFDGDSTKWLTFRDRFVSMIDSSAEIPPIMKLQYLLSSLKGDAALLFEHTTLVADNYAVTWAALLKRFDNPRMLIRDYLRNIHHLPALKSESVDELAQLVDEFKRNVHGLQKLKEPVDNWDSTLTTLMFFKLHPSTMLAWEKHSSQAPRDKYKDLIDFLQDRIVILRSTRKFTQDIETYGRTVAGSEQKVRPRHTAHAATTRHTTHGQSNAMQPSCPLGCVETHNLRSCPEFLKEDIEHRRELVTKNRLCYNCLSHNHQVKSCKSVNRCITCNARHHSLLHDNTRPKVSMAANSDQEMVFLETVLLWVVDDHGIRHEARALLDSGSMCNFMSESLARKLLTTRSKVDVSIVGIGQAIQQAKGSIDAIVQSKSEQVSTPMEFLILNTPSADIPTIPIDITSWKIPNVTLADPSFHIPSKVDIVIGSDAYWEMHTGRKRGLGKGRPWFVETSFGWTISGNTSQTSVSSQRSCLTTVAQESLETIVQRFGETKSILEGPALSLEEEQCERHYTATTKRDEQGRYIVSLPRKTNSEIVLGLSRMIADRRLVAVERRLMDNPEMDLEYKKFMSEYESLGHMRKLTEPVDHSIPHYYIPHHAVVKETSTTTKVRVVFDASCNTTSGYSLNDTLLIGPTVQDDLFTIILRFRKHAIALVADVEKMYRQVRHCESDHKLLRIRYRERFTDPIATYELQTVTYGTASAPFLATRTLQQIAHDQESRYPKAVDPVLHDFYVDDLLTGAADLEEAIEVRNQISQMLDSAGFALKKWASNVPASLRDVPREDLAIQSLHEWKDGQAVSTLGLVWEPTNDSFRFKVDLPPPAEVLTRSLVLSYTASIFDPLGLLGPTIILAKIFLQRLWSLKHDGKAWDWDRALPGELQEEWRSFHSTLYLLRKLRVPRFVSQSEAVSLQLHMFADASQNAYGACCYVRAESMGSTMVQLLTAKSKVVALANTCNCQVGVVRRATSGPTIPESQSSDNVIYDDHLLDRLNDSDVLAEFSSTSMETICGQ from the coding sequence ATGCTCATAAAGAACATTGAGCAATTCAAACTGAACTATTCGGATAGTGATGCTCATGAAGTCCCAGTGTGTTTAGAACAGTTTAAGCAATACAAGGACGATTTCATGAGCGCAATCGCTAAAATAGAGGAATACGATGAATCAGTAGAGGCACAGGAAACGTGTTTGCAAGAAAGGTGTGAATTGGACAGCGTTTATCGCAAAGTGAAAGGTTTCTTGCTACAAAAGAAACCTTGTGACGCTTATCCGCTTAATGCTTCGGTGCTGTATGCGAACACAAGTGTTAGTGCATCGGGTAATTCGGGACGAAGTCTACGACTCCCGAAAATTGAGTTGCCAACTTTCGATGGCGATTCAACTAAGTGGCTTACGTTCCGTGATCGGTTTGTGTCGATGATCGATTCGTCAGCTGAGATTCCACCGATCATGAAGCTACAGTATCTGCTGTCATCGCTGAAGGGGGATGCCGCGCTGCTCTTTGAGCACACTACGCTGGTAGCAGATAATTATGCAGTCACATGGGCTGCGTTGCTGAAACGGTTCGACAACCCGCGCATGCTGATTCGGGACTATCTGCGCAACATTCACCATCTCCCTGCGCTGAAATCGGAATCTGTCGATGAGTTGGCACAACTCGTCGACGAGTTTAAGCGGAATGTGCACGGCCTACAAAAGCTAAAAGAACCTGTCGACAATTGGGACTCTACGCTCACCACTTTGATGTTCTTCAAGCTACATCCTTCGACAATGCTGGCTTGGGAAAAGCATTCGTCACAAGCACCGAGAGATAAGTATAAGGATCTTATCGATTTCTTACAAGATCGCATCGTTATTCTCAGGTCAACTCGGAAGTTCACGCAAGACATCGAGACGTATGGGAGAACGGTGGCCGGCAGCGAGCAGAAGGTCAGACCGAGACACACCGCACACGCAGCTACAACACGGCACACGACGCATGGCCAGTCAAACGCCATGCAGCCTTCGTGTCCATTGGGATGCGTAGAGACGCATAATCTTCGGAGCTGCCCAGAGTTCTTGAAGGAGGATATCGAACATCGACGAGAGCTGGTGACGAAAAATCGACTGTGCTACAACTGCTTGAGCCACAACCATCAGGTGAAGTCATGTAAGTCCGTGAATCGTTGTATTACGTGCAATGCCAGACATCATAGCCTGCTACATGACAACACGCGTCCGAAAGTGTCAATGGCGGCAAATTCGGACCAAGAAATGGTGTTTCTCGAAACCGTGCTACTTTGGGTGGTCGACGACCATGGTATTCGACACGAAGCTCGAGCACTTTTGGATTCAGGATCCATGTGCAATTTCATGTCGGAATCCTTAGCACGAAAGTTGTTAACAACTCGGTCGAAGGTCGATGTTTCGATAGTAGGTATCGGTCAAGCGATACAGCAGGCTAAGGGCTCTATCGATGCTATAGTGCAGAGCAAATCAGAACAGGTGTCTACCCCTATGGAGTTTCTGATTTTAAATACACCGTCTGCTGATATTCCCACAATACCGATCGACATCACCTCATGGAAGATTCCGAACGTCACATTAGCAGACCCGtcattccacatcccaagcaAGGTCGATATTGTCATCGGTAGTGATGCATATTGGGAAATGCATACTGGAAGAAAGCGTGGATTGGGCAAAGGCAGACCATGGTTTGTAGAGACTTCCTTCGGGTGGACAATCTCTGGGAATACTTCCCAGACATCGGTTTCCAGCCAACGGTCTTGCCTCACAACCGTTGCTCAAGAGTCACTAGAAACAATCGTGCAACGCTTTGGGGAAACAAAATCGATCCTAGAAGGTCCCGCATTATCGCTAGAAGAAGAGCAATGTGAAAGACACTACACTGCAACTACAAAACGCGATGAACAAGGTCGATACATCGTAAGCTTGCCCCGTAaaacgaattctgagattgtccTCGGTCTCTCAAGAATGATAGCAGATAGACGGCTTGTAGCTGTCGAGCGTCGGTTGATGGACAATCCTGAAATGGATCTAGAATACAAAAAGTTTATGTCGGAGTATGAAAGTTTGGGACATATGCGAAAGCTTACCGAACCTGTTGATCATAGCATACCGCACTATTATATCCCTCACCATGCAGTGGTTAAGGAAACGAGTACGACCACTAAGGTACGTGTTGTCTTCGATGCTTCCTGCAATACAACATCTGGGTACTCGTTGAACGATACTCTGCTCATAGGCCCTACGGTACAGGATGATCTGTTCACGATCATTCTAAGGTTCAGAAAGCACGCCATAGCCTTAGTAGCAGACGTCGAAAAGATGTATCGGCAAGTGCGCCATTGTGAAAGTGATCACAAACTTCTGCGAATACGTTACCGAGAACGGTTCACCGATCCGATAGCAACGTACGAACTACAGACAGTGACCTACGGTACTGCATCAGCGCCATTCTTGGCCACTCGTACGTTACAACAGATAGCGCATGACCAGGAGAGCCGTTATCCTAAAGCGGTAGATCCTGTTCTGCACGATTTCTATGTGGATGACCTATTAACCGGTGCAGCAGATTTGGAAGAGGCCATCGAAGTGCGGAATCAAATTTCGCAAATGCTAGATTCGGCGGGCTTTGCACTGAAGAAGTGGGCATCAAATGTTCCTGCATCTCTACGAGATGTTCCGCGTGAAGATCTTGCTATCCAATCGTTACACGAATGGAAGGATGGCCAGGCAGTATCAACGTTGGGGTTGGTTTGGGAACCAACCAATGATTCGTTTCGCTTCAAAGTCGATCTTCCACCACCCGCTGAAGTATTGACGAGAAGTCTGGTATTGTCGTACACAGCAAGTATATTCGACCCTCTCGGGTTATTGGGTCCGACAATCATTCTGGCCAAGATTTTCCTGCAACGTTTATGGAGCTTAAAGCACGATGGAAAGGCTTGGGATTGGGATCGTGCATTGCCAGGTGAACTTCAGGAAGAGTGGAGAAGCTTCCATTCAACTCTATATTTGCTACGCAAATTACGAGTACCGCGTTTCGTATCCCAGTCGGAAGCGGTCAGCCTGCAATTACACATGTTTGCGGATGCTTCGCAAAATGCATACGGTGCTTGCTGCTATGTACGTGCAGAGTCGATGGGGTCAACAATGGTACAACTGTTGACTGCCAAATCCAAAGTCGTAGCCTTGGCAAACACATGCAATTGCCAGGTTGGAGTTGTGCGCCGCGCGACTAGCGGTCCAACTATTCCAGAAAGCCAGTCGAGCGATAACGTCATCTACGATGACCATCTGTTGGACCGACTCAATGACAGTGATGTACTGGCTGAATTCTCCTCCACGTCGATGGAAACCATTTGTGGCCAATAG